From Aegilops tauschii subsp. strangulata cultivar AL8/78 chromosome 5, Aet v6.0, whole genome shotgun sequence:
AGCGAGGAGGATCTGTTATTGCGTATATAGATTAAGGAAGCAATCAATTATGCAATGTGTTCTAAACAAATCATTCGGTAAATTCTATTTGAGAAGTTAAGTTGGAATCTATTATTGACAATGTTTTTCTAGGCTTACAATAATCAAACGATTTGGGAGGCCTTATTTGCTAGCCAAAAACAGAGTTAAGAATGATTGTGTTGTCTTCTTAAAGCTGACAAAATTTGGCAACGGCAACTGGAGGGTATCTATGCCGCTAAGCAGGTGTCAAATTAATTGGTCTGAAAtctcaaaagaaaaagaaaaaggtcTGAGAGCCAAGCCAACTTTCAAGTAGTAAAAAGCAGGCATTAAGTTGGAGAGTTGTGATGTATTGATTTTATTGAAATAAACTTTTTGGAAACTTCTGATATCTTTTTTATTTAAATCACTGCCAGCAACCGAGCTGCTGCATTTCTGCAGCTGGTTAAGCTTAATAAGGCACTTGCTGATGCTGAGACGACAATAAAACTGAAACCAGAATGGGAGAAGGTATAGAAATGCCAAATCGCACTCTGCTTCACCTACTGTCATTTATTTTGCTATCAGGCTTTACAGCCTAACTTCTTCCACAATACAGGGTTATTTCAGGAAAGGATGTGTTTTGGAGGCCATGGAGCAGTATGAGGAGGTTAGAGTAAAAGGCAAATGACTTGCTACTTTTGATCGACGGGGGAGAGGGATTTGGTCACACCCTCTCTTTTTCCTTAACGTTCCGCAAAGTGTACACTTTGACCAAGTGTCCATGTCAACTATGTTGTAGCAAGTTGAGAAACAATCACATTAAAAAATTCGTGCTTTAAGTAGTGTTTCTATTGATTGCAAGTATGAAAAATAAAGATCTGAGGATGTAGATCAGATGACTACTCAGTTGATACCCTTTGTGGTGAAATTGATAAATAATGGGTGAACCAAGGTCTTAAGCTTTTTGAAAATGTTGTCTATTTCACTATATTACGTTATACTTGCTATTGTTCCAAAAAATATAAGATGCATCTTGTTCTTGAATGTGATTATTTTGTGTTGAGGTTTTATATGAACCATACAATGGCATTCCTTTATTGTTGCTGTTTGCATGCATCCACTTACGAAGCCTGTTTTTTGTGGACAAATTGTTTAACTATGGCCCATGTTCTCCTTTATCTGACCGAAATCTGGAAAGTATCTGCTCAAACTGTATATGTATTGAGATGAACCAGTGTTAAATTCATAACTAAGATTATGTTACGTTATGTTCTCGTGCAGGCAATATCTGCTTTTCAAATAGCTTTGCAGCACAATCCACAAAATACAGAAGTCGCGAGAAAGATCAAGAGGCTTACTCAGTTAGCAAGGGAACAGAAGCGAGCTGTTGATGTGGAGAACCTGCGTTCCAATATTGACATCGGGAAGAACTTGCAGTCATTGAAAAAGGAGCTGGTGAGTTTTTTTATTGCAGCCATTGCTACCCTCATAAAAGTGCGGAAACAGGAACCAAGAAGTTTTATCAGCAAGGCAGTCCATGAATAGTTTTTTCAATTTCTTTTTATTTAATTTCATGTTTTTACACTTCTAGCATTCCAATTCAGATGCACTTGAATACTCTTCTCAAAATTCAAATATGTATACAGATGCACGTTGTAGATTATATCACCTGCATAAAAATTTAATGTTATGAGTTTGATTGTTGCATAAATTACAGAAGATATTGACATCTGTTGTAGACAAAACATGGCCTGTCATGTATGTTTCATGATTTATGTATTTCTATTGCAGGTTACAAAGTATGGAGATGGAGAAATGGGACAAAATATATTCTCATTTGTTATCAGTGTGATTGAATCAGCGATAAAGGTTTGGCATGACACAGGAAAGGTGGATGCTAAGGTCAATTTTCTTCTTGATGATCAGAAGACTGACACTGAAAAATATGCCCCAGTGGTTAACATTGAGAAGGTATTATGCTGCTTCAGGACTCTTTGTTTGCTGCTTCTCAAACTTATACGGTGCATAAGCAATGGAAAATCCTTAAGTTTTATAGTACAAAGGATCTGGTTTTATTTGAGATATCTATTTGTTTCTTTACCATTATAACTTATATCCCAAATTTTTGACTTATCAACACTTATGTGCTCTCTTTTCTGGTAGGCCTTTGAGTCACCCCATACCCATGGCAGTTGCTTCGCATATTTGCGGCAATACTCTGAGGAGTCTTTTTCAAAGGCTGCCTGTATGGTAGCACCTAAGAGCATCATCTCCTATCCACAGGTTCGATTCACCTCTTCTCTGTGTTGGTGTGATCTGCATTTCCATAGTGTGATGTTGTGTCCCTTGAACCGGTATTCAGTTTGTTTCATCCTTGATAAGTAATGATAGCATGCATGGTATCTTTGGTGCTagaatgtactccctccgtaaagaaatataagagcatttagatcactactttacagagggagtacaagatGAGTCTAACATGACCCGTCATATGCAGGTCTGGAAAGGGCAAGGATCAAGAAAATGGAAGCTTGACCAGAGTGATGGGTTCTTTGTACAATTTGAATCACCAATTTTACGGAAGATATGGTTTGTTGCTAGCACAACAGAGAAGGGACGAGCATTGTGCAGGTAATTCTCCTTCTTCAGTCCAAAGATCCGTGTATATTCATCTACCTGTGACTTGGCAATTTGAAAGCTGTCAAGTCAAAATCTTATCCGAATATGTCTCTATTGTAGCTCCTGTTGTCATGATTGCCTATTTATTAATGTTGCTTGTGCTAAAGTTTTGCTGATCCTTTAAGATTCCTCTTAAATTCAGGATAAGCATCGACAGCATTAGCAAGTCAACACGGCAATCA
This genomic window contains:
- the LOC109774765 gene encoding uncharacterized protein, yielding MADGGGGRAAELKDQGNEQFKSGNYLKAAALYTQAIKLDSDNPTLYSNRAAAFLQLVKLNKALADAETTIKLKPEWEKGYFRKGCVLEAMEQYEEAISAFQIALQHNPQNTEVARKIKRLTQLAREQKRAVDVENLRSNIDIGKNLQSLKKELVTKYGDGEMGQNIFSFVISVIESAIKVWHDTGKVDAKVNFLLDDQKTDTEKYAPVVNIEKAFESPHTHGSCFAYLRQYSEESFSKAACMVAPKSIISYPQVWKGQGSRKWKLDQSDGFFVQFESPILRKIWFVASTTEKGRALCRSPEPLDITIHEILPRIFKENETSA